The proteins below come from a single Oxyura jamaicensis isolate SHBP4307 breed ruddy duck chromosome 1, BPBGC_Ojam_1.0, whole genome shotgun sequence genomic window:
- the IFNGR2 gene encoding interferon gamma receptor 2 — translation MPWRALLLSFLLLLLLLGLAQASGEESSPRLPAPKDVKVYSYNYRSALRWSPVKVDRGVVLYTAHFKTGAFNQWDEMNCTRITQTECSFPLSLNERLWTFVFRVRSELGQMTSDWVETNPFVADRDTTIGPPAVNSVIVSSDSLLISVSPPFESQEGTVWYHVSYWENATTTTKKEMQVNNALFKIENLKQMTLYCFTIEIELARNLHDRIPGLQRIPECYRTPMSETTRDAYIITTFTLVGLFLILIIIGLFFLWRHHKTIKYLCQPPLKIPSHIEEYLRDPSMPHLEALENYHEEAPHDSLCVLYFEEGREAYDDTLDGNTRSHSNSGECEVT, via the exons ATGCCGTGGCGGGcgctgctcctctccttcctccttctccttctcctcctcggCCTGGCCCAGGCTTCGGGCGAAG aaTCTTCTCCACGTTTACCGGCACCAAAGGATGTAAAGGTTTATTCCTATAACTACCGTAGCGCGCTGAGGTGGTCTCCTGTTAAAGTAGATAGAGGCGTGGTGTTATATACAGCCCATTTTAAAAC AGGGGCCTTTAACCAGTGGGATGAGATGAACTGCACCCGTATCACCCAGACTGAGTGCAGTTTTCCCCTGTCCCTTAATGAGCGTCTCTGGACTTTTGTTTTCCGTGTGAGGTCTGAGCTGGGGCAAATGACTTCTGACTGGGTGGAAACGAATCCATTTGTGGCAGACAGAGACA cTACCATAGGGCCCCCTGCAGTGAACAGCGTGATTGTAAGCTCTGACTCACTGCTCATTAGTGTCTCACCGCCTTTCGAATCCCAAGAAGGTACTGTCTGGTATCATGTGTCCTACTGGGAGAATGCAACGACTACTACTAAAAAA GAGATGCAGGTGAATAATGCACTATTCAAAATCGAAAACCTAAAGCAAATGACACTTTATTGTTTTACAATTGAAATAGAATTGGCCAGGAATTTACATGACCGGATCCCTGGACTGCAGAGAATCCCGGAGTGTTACAGAACTCCAATGAGTG agacaACCAGAGATGCATATATTATAACAACATTTACGTTGGTCggtctttttttaattctcataaTAATcggtttgttttttctatggAGACACCACAAAACAATCAAGTATTTGTGTCAGCCACCTTTAAAAATCCCATCACACATTGAAGAG tatttgagAGACCCTAGCATGCCTCATTTAGAAGCACTGGAGAATTACCACGAGGAAGCTCCGCACGattctctctgtgttttgtattttgaagaaggaagggaagcatATGATGACACTCTGGATGGTAACACTCGTTCACACAGCAACTCCGGTGAATGTGAAGTAACTTAA
- the TMEM50B gene encoding transmembrane protein 50B — MAGFLDNFRWPECECIDWSERRNAVASIVAGVLFFTGWWIMIDAAVVYPKPEQMNHAFHTCGVFSTLAFFMINAVSNAQVRGDSYSDGCLGRTGARVWLFIGFMLMFGSLIASMWILFGAYVTQNTNVYPGLAVFFQNALIFFSTLIYKFGRTEELWG, encoded by the exons ATGGCAGGATTCTTAGATAATTTCCGGTGGCCAGAATGCGAGTGTATCGACTGGAGTGAAAGAAGAAACGCCGTTGCTTCAATAGTTGCAGGTGTATTG tttttcacAGGTTGGTGGATAATGATAGATGCTGCAGTAGTTTACCCTAAGCCAGAACAAATGAACCACGCGTTCCATACCTGTGGAGTGTTCTCAACACTAGCTTTTTTCAT GATAAATGCTGTATCAAATGCTCAGGTGAGAGGAGACAGCTACAGTGACGGATGCTTAGGAAGAACAG GTGCTCGTGTCTGGCTCTTCATTGGCTTCATGCTGATGTTTGGTTCGCTTATTGCTTCAATGTGGATTCTTTTTGGAGCATATGTTACACAGA ACACTAATGTTTACCCTGGATTAGCAGTGTTTTTCCAAAACGCATTGATATTTTTCAG taCACTGATCTACAAGTTTGGAAGAACAGAAGAGTTATGGGGATGA